In one window of Spartinivicinus marinus DNA:
- a CDS encoding multicopper oxidase family protein has product MKRRTFVKGLSFGLTAVSAGTAAVNLLSSAESLKASQLKAISDYNQLNIPPLLENPYSTRYKVPPMYVQDTFHEFYPGKPASAVGISTLYSQCSYLGPTIKVKRGDIVDFEMYNFRQEEVTNHWHGLHIPGYIDGGPHQVINVGEKLCTTMHINQEASTNWYHSHTCEKTAEQVYMGHAGMFIIEDEHSKALGLPDLYGVNDIPVIFQDKIIDDTGQQIYDTRGKPVFLGDKYLVNGTLNPYSIVPPGWVRLRILNASNGRDFEIFFLDERPFWVIASDGGFLNQPVKKDSLLIPPGERFEIMVNFTGEPGIISNFYAKTIIDLQYEEEFELLCLVTSTVPGPLATLPEQLRHEFIDWETAAANAPSVTRKFNLSASADMSEHYINDKLFDMRVINHAIPIDTYEVWEITSTSGPHPFHVHGCSFLILSINDKPPGMEYRGWKDVVHHTPPDIPPGTQPEAGQVFSAKILIKFSYPTYRNPNNPVKGKEAAKVLANHMPYMYHCHFLEHEDKGMMGQFTVYHDK; this is encoded by the coding sequence ATGAAACGTCGTACTTTTGTCAAAGGACTAAGTTTTGGATTGACTGCTGTATCAGCAGGTACCGCTGCTGTAAACCTTTTAAGTTCAGCTGAATCTCTTAAAGCAAGTCAATTAAAAGCAATAAGTGACTACAATCAACTGAATATTCCTCCACTGCTTGAGAATCCCTATTCTACACGTTATAAAGTTCCTCCTATGTATGTTCAGGATACATTTCATGAATTTTATCCTGGTAAACCCGCTAGTGCCGTAGGAATTTCTACATTATATAGCCAGTGTTCTTATTTAGGTCCCACTATAAAGGTTAAAAGAGGTGACATTGTTGATTTTGAAATGTACAACTTCCGTCAAGAGGAAGTGACCAATCACTGGCATGGTCTGCATATACCTGGTTATATAGATGGGGGGCCTCATCAAGTTATTAATGTTGGTGAGAAACTGTGTACAACGATGCATATTAATCAAGAGGCATCAACGAACTGGTATCATTCACATACTTGTGAAAAAACAGCCGAACAGGTATATATGGGGCATGCAGGTATGTTTATCATTGAGGATGAGCATTCAAAAGCCCTTGGGCTGCCTGACCTATATGGCGTAAATGATATCCCTGTTATCTTTCAAGATAAAATAATTGATGACACTGGTCAGCAAATATATGACACGAGAGGAAAGCCTGTATTCCTTGGGGATAAATATTTAGTCAATGGTACCTTAAACCCCTATAGTATTGTGCCACCAGGATGGGTAAGGCTTAGAATTCTCAATGCATCAAATGGTAGAGATTTTGAAATTTTCTTTTTGGATGAGCGTCCATTTTGGGTTATAGCTTCAGATGGTGGTTTTTTAAATCAGCCAGTTAAAAAAGACAGTTTATTAATACCACCAGGTGAACGGTTTGAAATTATGGTTAACTTTACGGGTGAGCCTGGCATTATCAGTAATTTTTATGCTAAAACAATCATTGATTTGCAATATGAAGAAGAGTTTGAACTATTATGTTTGGTAACAAGTACTGTCCCTGGCCCGCTTGCAACTTTGCCAGAGCAGTTAAGGCATGAATTCATTGATTGGGAAACAGCTGCAGCTAATGCTCCATCGGTAACCAGGAAGTTTAATTTGAGTGCAAGTGCAGATATGTCTGAACATTACATTAATGATAAGCTATTTGATATGCGAGTGATTAATCATGCAATTCCTATCGATACTTATGAGGTTTGGGAAATAACCTCGACAAGTGGTCCTCATCCGTTTCATGTTCATGGTTGTTCATTTTTAATTTTATCGATTAATGATAAACCTCCTGGTATGGAGTATCGTGGTTGGAAAGACGTAGTACATCATACTCCGCCAGATATACCGCCGGGTACACAACCAGAAGCTGGACAGGTATTCTCTGCAAAAATTTTGATAAAATTTAGCTACCCAACATATCGTAACCCTAATAATCCTGTTAAGGGTAAAGAAGCCGCTAAGGTATTAGCTAATCATATGCCTTATATGTACCATTGTCATTTTTTAGAGCATGAGGATAAGGGAATGATGGGACAGTTTACAGTTTATCATGATAAGTGA
- a CDS encoding HupE/UreJ family protein, with protein sequence MKKIVGALLSSLIFYPNIGYSHEGGFGGGFGAGLAHPVLGFDHLLAMLSVGILSAQIGGNTIWTIPLAFVSFMLMGGILGINEVALVSVELGIAFSVLILGVALAADKKIPVIITIFFVGIFAIFHGHAHGTEMPFLAEPQLYAVGFIIGTAGIHIIGVLIGISASKIKQGWQLLRYIGASIAGIGFHLIIS encoded by the coding sequence ATGAAAAAAATAGTTGGTGCTTTACTAAGTAGTTTAATTTTTTACCCTAATATAGGTTATAGTCACGAAGGAGGATTTGGAGGAGGCTTTGGTGCAGGCTTAGCCCATCCAGTGCTTGGCTTTGATCATTTATTAGCGATGTTGAGTGTAGGGATTTTAAGTGCTCAAATAGGAGGAAATACTATTTGGACAATTCCTTTAGCCTTTGTCAGCTTTATGCTAATGGGAGGGATACTTGGAATAAATGAAGTAGCATTAGTCTCTGTAGAACTAGGTATAGCATTTTCAGTACTTATTTTGGGTGTTGCCCTTGCTGCGGACAAGAAAATCCCCGTTATCATAACAATTTTTTTTGTTGGAATATTTGCCATTTTTCATGGGCATGCCCATGGTACTGAGATGCCATTTTTAGCGGAACCACAGTTATACGCTGTTGGATTTATTATTGGTACAGCAGGCATTCATATTATTGGTGTTTTGATCGGCATTAGTGCCTCAAAAATAAAACAAGGATGGCAGCTGCTTCGTTATATTGGTGCATCTATCGCAGGAATTGGATTTCATCTTATTATTTCTTAA
- a CDS encoding GGDEF domain-containing protein has translation MFKHLSKPFFRAFQGAVLATGAPLGWLLIRYLQNIDIWTELVEYTGVYLYMLVGTTIAFACFGWYVGHNESLSDELAIRDHLTGLYNVRYFQNRLVEETNSSKRHQIPLSLIIYDIDHFKQVNDHYGHPAGDKVLIAISETAQKNLRSSEVVARVGGEEFAVLLPFCTEEHAIQTAERIREAVSKIKVTIDNQNQISRTISLGVASLQQGENCDSLYRRADTALYEAKNSGRNKAIVSSDSKTSN, from the coding sequence ATGTTCAAACATCTGAGTAAGCCTTTTTTTAGAGCATTTCAAGGGGCTGTGTTAGCTACAGGTGCTCCTTTAGGTTGGCTTTTAATTCGCTATCTTCAAAATATTGACATCTGGACTGAACTGGTTGAATATACAGGTGTTTATTTATATATGTTGGTGGGTACTACAATTGCCTTCGCATGTTTTGGCTGGTATGTTGGGCATAACGAAAGTTTATCAGATGAACTGGCAATTAGAGACCATTTAACTGGCCTTTATAATGTGCGTTATTTCCAGAATCGTCTTGTTGAAGAAACGAACTCCTCTAAACGACACCAGATCCCTCTATCCTTGATCATCTATGACATTGACCACTTCAAACAGGTAAATGATCATTATGGGCATCCAGCTGGCGATAAAGTCTTAATTGCTATATCTGAAACGGCACAAAAGAATCTAAGAAGTAGTGAAGTAGTTGCTCGTGTAGGTGGCGAAGAGTTTGCCGTGTTACTGCCTTTTTGTACTGAAGAACATGCAATACAAACGGCAGAACGTATTAGAGAAGCGGTCAGTAAGATAAAAGTTACAATTGATAACCAAAACCAAATCAGCCGAACCATTTCTTTGGGAGTTGCTTCGTTACAACAAGGTGAAAATTGCGACTCATTATATCGTCGTGCAGACACAGCTCTATATGAAGCAAAGAATTCTGGAAGAAACAAAGCTATTGTAAGCTCTGATAGCAAAACATCAAATTAG
- a CDS encoding YHYH protein: protein MAAASLYWCIYRRNWISSYYFLSLDIFQHKASTTLSFQNISIKSIHVNSIFFGLFILTSSFSTDADNSSIAISKHLLDSVITRIPFVKQVLVIPCILENNLSTVCYQFSFNSNPIADGPYCPKTLDNIGGLYNYDGITNPGFQALKRQFFESMENDGFDIVDDEGNIRISLPKNTDSEFNYCFEAERDDSLVITYTIPVFPTDLAVPSPNNTVFDMVGFTLNGIPIEGPAPSVINGAPLPDGGTGVAGNVPAIDPCGGHVDPSGYYHFHMQPETINHVLKKNNIYDVFCSNVSQDSYALLGYAMDGYPLYADKDLPGMTQTKYDQCNGHFGPTLEYPFGVYHYHASNKAIPNTPPCLKGASAKHSFSIE from the coding sequence ATGGCAGCTGCTTCGTTATATTGGTGCATCTATCGCAGGAATTGGATTTCATCTTATTATTTCTTAAGCCTTGATATTTTTCAGCACAAAGCGAGTACAACTTTGTCTTTTCAGAATATAAGCATAAAGTCTATTCATGTTAATTCTATCTTCTTTGGCTTATTTATATTAACTAGCTCGTTCTCTACTGATGCTGACAACTCATCAATAGCAATAAGCAAACATCTACTTGACTCCGTTATAACAAGAATTCCATTTGTCAAACAAGTTTTAGTTATTCCATGCATCCTAGAAAATAATCTGTCTACTGTTTGTTATCAATTTTCTTTTAACAGTAATCCCATAGCAGATGGGCCTTATTGCCCGAAAACACTAGATAATATCGGTGGATTATATAACTACGATGGCATAACAAATCCAGGTTTTCAGGCACTTAAAAGGCAATTTTTTGAGTCTATGGAAAATGATGGTTTTGATATAGTCGATGATGAAGGCAATATAAGAATAAGCCTTCCCAAAAATACTGATAGTGAATTCAATTATTGTTTTGAAGCAGAACGTGATGATAGTTTAGTCATTACTTATACTATTCCAGTATTTCCTACTGATTTAGCAGTACCTTCACCTAATAATACTGTATTTGATATGGTCGGATTTACCTTAAACGGCATCCCTATAGAAGGCCCTGCACCTTCGGTCATTAATGGAGCACCATTGCCAGATGGAGGTACTGGAGTAGCAGGTAATGTTCCAGCTATCGATCCATGTGGCGGACATGTGGACCCCTCCGGCTATTACCACTTTCATATGCAGCCTGAAACAATAAACCATGTGTTAAAGAAGAATAATATTTATGATGTCTTTTGCTCTAATGTTAGCCAAGATTCATATGCACTTCTTGGCTATGCAATGGATGGGTATCCTCTTTATGCAGATAAAGACTTACCTGGTATGACACAAACTAAATATGATCAATGTAATGGTCACTTTGGTCCAACTCTTGAGTATCCTTTTGGTGTATATCACTATCATGCATCTAATAAAGCAATTCCAAATACACCGCCCTGCCTAAAAGGTGCTAGCGCAAAACACTCTTTTTCTATTGAGTAG
- a CDS encoding FG-GAP-like repeat-containing protein, whose amino-acid sequence MNNNLTKSFALILSSCIASIVFADNNILHDLNEGDPLVYSNADQPNDPKDKKRKPKRPPPLPQQVFVDVNGDGSLDKVAWGSPRHSLSVTFLGYGDGTFIKKGLFHGDKHLPKKAPKILNFADVTNDGRADKIVTVMPPMKKPRPRPDDHDATADPHPKPKPKHPPKTLVYLGMADGTFSKRPMGITND is encoded by the coding sequence ATGAATAATAATTTAACAAAATCATTTGCTTTGATCTTATCATCATGTATAGCTAGTATTGTATTTGCGGATAATAATATTCTACATGATCTGAATGAGGGAGATCCGCTTGTATACAGCAACGCTGACCAACCTAATGACCCTAAAGACAAAAAGAGAAAACCAAAGAGACCGCCACCTTTACCTCAACAAGTATTTGTAGATGTCAATGGTGATGGAAGTCTCGATAAAGTTGCTTGGGGTTCACCAAGGCATTCTTTATCAGTCACCTTTTTAGGCTATGGCGATGGAACATTTATTAAAAAAGGGTTGTTTCATGGTGATAAACATCTGCCTAAAAAAGCACCTAAAATCCTCAACTTTGCTGATGTCACAAATGATGGTAGAGCTGATAAAATAGTGACTGTTATGCCTCCTATGAAGAAGCCTCGGCCAAGACCTGATGATCATGATGCAACTGCAGATCCTCATCCAAAACCTAAACCAAAACATCCACCTAAAACACTAGTTTATTTAGGTATGGCTGATGGGACTTTCTCAAAAAGGCCAATGGGTATTACAAATGATTAG
- a CDS encoding efflux RND transporter periplasmic adaptor subunit, producing MLNKWLKSKFSLPLIAIAGLTLAALAVKQKPEIVRAEQTKVSRKVWYIDVEEIPLKARAIGYGTVQPETTLAANAQVAGKVVYVHPDLKKGGSINKGVKVLQIDTTDYELSISQAKANLAVYQANLKELEVEKQNTQILREIAKRNYEIGKSELERKKQLHKQQSVSQSTVDMEEQKVLALQEQFQSLQNTLTTLPSRRAVIEAQIMQASAQLKEQQKNLERTTITMPFKGRIGEVHIDLDEYVNTGAKLFDASNIGRVEIHAQLPMKHARALVLGVDRSILTREPPSPQKLLQALNLDVTVRLVGTLKKASWKAKAVRLGEEIDQTSRTVSFIVVVDSSYEKGIPGERPPLLKGMYTEVEFQSAAQPRIVVPRQAIHQGKAYLASKDNTLQIKLVKIEFFQGELVVIAEGVQPGDRLVTSDVIPAVSGMQLNLAHNEKLQETIKLLASGKGDFK from the coding sequence ATGCTGAATAAATGGTTGAAGAGTAAATTTAGTTTACCTCTTATTGCTATTGCTGGGTTAACCTTGGCAGCTTTAGCTGTTAAGCAAAAGCCCGAAATTGTTCGTGCTGAACAAACAAAAGTATCTCGTAAGGTTTGGTATATTGATGTTGAAGAAATACCGCTTAAAGCAAGAGCAATAGGCTATGGTACTGTTCAGCCGGAAACAACATTAGCAGCTAATGCACAAGTAGCAGGAAAAGTTGTATATGTTCATCCTGATTTAAAGAAAGGAGGTAGTATCAATAAAGGAGTAAAAGTACTTCAGATTGATACTACTGACTATGAGCTATCAATTAGTCAAGCGAAGGCAAACCTGGCTGTCTATCAGGCTAATTTAAAGGAACTGGAAGTTGAAAAGCAAAATACCCAAATCCTACGCGAAATTGCCAAGCGTAACTATGAAATAGGAAAAAGTGAACTTGAGCGTAAAAAGCAATTACATAAACAACAATCAGTGTCACAGTCAACGGTGGACATGGAAGAACAGAAAGTTCTTGCATTACAAGAGCAGTTCCAAAGCTTACAAAACACCTTGACTACTTTGCCCAGCCGCCGAGCAGTCATTGAAGCTCAAATTATGCAAGCTAGTGCACAATTGAAAGAACAACAAAAAAATCTAGAACGTACGACAATTACAATGCCGTTTAAAGGGCGCATTGGAGAAGTTCATATTGACTTAGATGAATATGTTAATACTGGAGCAAAGCTGTTTGATGCAAGCAATATTGGTCGTGTGGAAATTCATGCTCAATTACCTATGAAACACGCCAGGGCGTTAGTGCTTGGCGTGGATCGTTCAATTCTAACGAGGGAGCCTCCATCCCCTCAAAAGCTTTTACAAGCTCTTAACCTTGATGTCACTGTACGATTAGTGGGAACTCTAAAAAAAGCCAGTTGGAAAGCAAAAGCTGTTCGCCTTGGTGAAGAGATAGATCAAACCAGTCGTACAGTATCTTTTATTGTGGTAGTAGACAGTAGTTATGAAAAAGGTATTCCGGGGGAACGACCACCGTTGTTAAAAGGAATGTATACCGAAGTTGAGTTTCAGTCAGCAGCACAACCTCGGATAGTGGTTCCCCGGCAAGCCATTCACCAGGGAAAGGCTTATCTTGCTAGTAAAGATAATACTTTACAAATAAAGCTGGTAAAAATTGAGTTTTTTCAAGGTGAATTAGTAGTCATTGCTGAAGGAGTGCAGCCTGGTGATAGGTTAGTAACAAGTGATGTGATTCCTGCTGTTTCAGGCATGCAATTGAATTTGGCGCATAATGAAAAGCTCCAAGAGACCATTAAGTTATTAGCAAGTGGTAAAGGAGATTTTAAATGA
- a CDS encoding multicopper oxidase family protein, with product MSTSQQTVSYLGPTIKFKRGDVVGIKVKNQTNEITMNHWHGLHIPSNVDGSPHQMISPGESWRVTMHIQQEAATCWYHPLNYSVGSKQLYSGYAGMIIIEDEHSMSLNLPTTYGLDDIPLIFQDKNFNVEGQQIYNSQPGKLFKGDTLVVNGTVNPYISVAPGWIRLRLLNASNSRIFELSLSEKKAFYKIASDGGLLNEPVAMTAVTLAPEERCEIMLFLKEKQNNIAMLAIDKVDTSFSMVALKIKVEDIACTETVLPNQLRSSKLTVNYALANLLPVNKQINIQSNNLSSEQFKSNMLFAADKIENNSTREENEIWEISLSGVYSFHVYGGSFLIISIDGQEPEVDYSGWQDTLIFSKNLARLKAIQKIKILIRFNFYTYRQGVNRFQAGIHPSNLKLHVPYLYYCRSLEQSGVSKIGQFSVTDKV from the coding sequence ATGTCAACTAGTCAGCAAACAGTCAGTTATTTAGGTCCTACGATTAAATTTAAACGAGGTGATGTTGTTGGAATAAAAGTCAAGAACCAAACGAATGAGATCACCATGAATCACTGGCATGGTTTGCATATTCCTAGCAATGTTGATGGTAGTCCTCATCAAATGATAAGCCCAGGAGAAAGTTGGAGGGTGACCATGCATATCCAACAGGAAGCAGCAACTTGCTGGTATCATCCTCTTAACTATAGTGTAGGATCAAAACAGCTTTACTCAGGATATGCTGGAATGATTATTATCGAAGATGAGCATAGTATGTCCTTAAATTTACCTACTACTTATGGCCTTGATGATATACCACTTATTTTTCAAGACAAAAACTTTAATGTAGAAGGCCAACAAATATACAATAGTCAGCCTGGTAAGCTCTTTAAGGGAGATACGTTAGTAGTCAATGGAACAGTTAATCCCTATATATCAGTTGCACCTGGTTGGATTCGACTTAGATTATTAAATGCATCTAATAGCCGTATCTTTGAACTTTCATTATCTGAAAAAAAAGCGTTTTATAAAATTGCTTCTGATGGAGGACTATTAAATGAACCTGTAGCAATGACAGCAGTAACACTTGCTCCTGAAGAACGGTGTGAAATTATGCTTTTTTTGAAGGAAAAACAAAATAATATTGCTATGTTGGCCATTGATAAAGTAGACACTAGTTTTTCAATGGTTGCTCTTAAAATAAAAGTTGAAGATATTGCATGTACTGAAACTGTACTACCAAATCAGCTAAGATCAAGCAAACTAACGGTTAACTATGCATTAGCTAATTTACTTCCAGTTAACAAACAGATAAATATACAATCCAATAACTTATCTAGTGAGCAATTTAAAAGTAATATGCTATTCGCTGCTGATAAAATTGAAAACAACTCAACACGAGAAGAAAACGAAATTTGGGAAATATCATTATCAGGTGTTTACTCTTTTCATGTGTACGGTGGGTCATTTTTAATAATTAGTATTGATGGGCAAGAGCCAGAGGTTGACTATAGCGGGTGGCAAGATACGCTGATTTTCTCTAAAAATTTAGCTAGACTAAAGGCTATCCAAAAAATAAAAATATTGATAAGGTTTAATTTTTATACTTATCGTCAAGGTGTTAATCGTTTTCAGGCGGGAATCCATCCTTCAAACCTAAAACTCCATGTTCCTTATTTATATTACTGCCGCTCTTTAGAACAAAGTGGTGTCAGTAAAATCGGCCAATTTTCTGTGACAGATAAGGTTTGA
- a CDS encoding YHYH protein, translating to MNNFYKLLNIVFISTVFTEISNAKPIVNTYTPQSVVLNPAYFNTEHFLKNISLVNCTLENNQEALCFELSVKSNPIKDGPYCPKTINDVGGIYIYDGKTNPGLRVLKRDLFEDMEKDGYDIVDDQGNIRFTLAIPGQPPNPKYAYCIEAEHDYSLKLTYYIPAYPSYAAEPTPMSSASNIVGLSLIGLPINGLPPSVVTGPDGQRGGSIPALDPCGGHINEGFYHSHIFPETINNIFIKNHIYDTQCQGVHQKFDSDLIGYAMDGFPIYGSFEFTGIPPTDLDECNGHISPTLHYPWGEYHYHADINSPVNIPTCLKGNLAKDQLVIE from the coding sequence ATGAATAATTTTTACAAACTATTAAATATAGTTTTTATTTCTACTGTATTTACAGAGATTAGCAACGCCAAACCAATAGTAAACACTTATACACCTCAATCCGTAGTCCTTAATCCAGCATATTTCAATACAGAACACTTCTTAAAAAATATATCTCTAGTGAATTGCACACTTGAAAACAATCAAGAAGCATTGTGTTTTGAGCTTTCAGTGAAGAGTAATCCTATAAAAGATGGGCCTTACTGCCCTAAAACAATAAATGATGTAGGGGGTATTTATATTTATGATGGCAAAACCAACCCTGGTCTAAGAGTGCTGAAAAGAGATCTTTTTGAAGACATGGAAAAAGATGGTTACGACATTGTTGATGACCAAGGCAATATTCGATTTACATTAGCAATACCAGGACAACCCCCTAATCCTAAATATGCCTACTGTATTGAAGCAGAGCATGACTACAGTTTAAAATTGACCTATTATATTCCAGCATATCCAAGTTATGCTGCAGAACCAACACCAATGAGTAGTGCATCAAATATAGTTGGGCTTTCACTGATTGGATTACCTATCAATGGCTTGCCTCCTTCTGTGGTCACAGGACCTGATGGTCAACGTGGGGGGAGTATCCCTGCATTAGACCCGTGTGGTGGACATATAAATGAAGGTTTCTATCACTCACATATATTTCCAGAAACAATAAATAACATATTTATAAAAAACCATATTTATGACACCCAATGTCAGGGAGTGCATCAAAAATTCGACTCAGACTTAATTGGTTATGCAATGGACGGTTTTCCTATTTATGGCAGTTTCGAATTTACAGGAATACCCCCTACAGATCTTGATGAGTGCAATGGACATATCAGCCCTACTTTGCACTATCCTTGGGGGGAATATCATTATCATGCAGATATCAACTCACCAGTAAACATACCAACCTGTCTAAAAGGCAATCTTGCTAAAGATCAACTGGTTATTGAATAA